The DNA region TCTTATTCTGAGATTTGGGATTTATATATTAATCAAATCATTGATAGAGATAAAGAGAAGTTTAAAAAGCGAGGTATTATAAATAAGCATAGAATTATTCATTCACTTAAAACTGTTGCTGTTGTAAATGAAATTATGCAGAGAAACTTTACAACCGATGAAGATTTATATAAAATATTAAACGAAAACTATGAAGATTTAATTGAAAACTCTTTAATTGTTAAAGATAATGAAACTAAAAAGTGGAGTTTTATACATAGACAAATTCAAGAATATTTAGTTGCAAAATCTTTGATTGATATTAGCTTTAATGAAATTTTAGATTTTATTAAAATCGAAAACATTAATGCTATTCATCCTTCGATATTTAATTCTTTAGCTTTTACAATAGACCTATTAGACCCTCAGAAGGATATTTATAATCAATTAATTGATTGGTTAAAAAAGAATCAAGTTGATGTTTTGTTTAAATCGGATTCTAATAGATTTAATGATATATTAAAAGTTGATGTTTTTCAATCTTACTTTAGACAAGAGTGTATTGATAAAACATTATGGATTAATACTAACAAAACTTTTGAGGTTAAAGAGATAGCAGAATTTGGTAATAACAGAGATAATTTTCTATATCTAAAAAATATCATTTCGGATTCTTTATACCATTTTCGTGTAAGATATTCTGCTATTGAATTAATCACTTATTTTGACATTCCAATTGATTTAAAGAATGAATTTAAATCATTTTTATTATCACTTCTTAAACAAAAAGATATTGAGGCTGGAATTAAATCTCAAATAATAAAATGCATAATTTATCAGGAATTACATACTGACAAAATTTATTTTGACATGATTTTTAAGTCTCAACATAAAGAGACTAATAAAGAGGTAAATAGGAGTATATTAAGTTTGATTGAAACTCAATTAAACATCGATGAATATTACAGTTATATAAAAGAAGAATTTTTAAGAGCTCATAATTTACTCCCAAGAAGTGATTCAGATGAAGTAATTAGAGGGAATCGATATATTGTTGAAAGTCTAGTTTTAAAACTTCAAAATCCAAATAACTTTATTGAAATTGCAAAGTATTATTTTGATAGTAAAATTAATATTACTGACTATAATAATATAACTGAGCAATTTATTAATAAATGTATCTTCTTTATTAAGAATGACAATAACTTTTTAAATCAATTTTTAGATAGTGTAAAGAAAGAATTAAAGTATTTAGTTAGAGAGGACTTATTTTATAAAATAATAAAAGATAGTAACGAGGAACTAAAAACTATAGAACACCTCTTAAATAGAGACTCTTTTAAAGATACAAGTTATTTTATTGCTAAAATTGTTAATGAGGAATCCATCAATTTATTAGTTGAATTTATTCTTTCAAATACTATTGATATTAACGAAGTGGAAAGGTTTAGAAATTTTATAGGTAACATAAATTCGCGTAATGTTGCCAAAATTCTAAATGATAAATTGATTGACAATGGATTCGTTTTTAAAGAAGAAGTAGTAACCGAAGAGCAATCAATCGAAAGCAGGAAAAAATATAAACTTCAATTACAAGACAATATTGATATTCTTTTCAATTCTGAGCGATTCTTAGAAGAAATCAAAGAAGTATTTAGTATAAATGAAGAAATTGACAACCAAACTCTTCGAAAAATAGAAAATAAATGGTATGAAGAAAATGGGGCCTGGAATTTTATCAATTCTAAAATATCGTTTTTAAGCCATTTGTTATTTCAATATCGTTATCAAACAATAAACTTTACTATTGTTGAAAAAGCTTTAGATGATAAATCAATTGTTTTGTCAAAGTTACAATCATTAATAGAAAGATATAAAAGTTCTTTATGGGATTATAATCTGTCAGTTGAGCAAAAGAAACTAATAGAAGATTGGGTTAAAAATATTGCATCAAAAATCAATTTTAATGAAATAATAAAATTGCATTCAACAGGCTCATACTCGTATCACAAAGATTTTTTAAAACTAAAAACTGTATTTTATTTTAAACAATTATTAAACATAGTTTTGCCACAAAATTTTCTATTAGAAAGTATCAGATTTTTTGAATTAGATAAATCTAGTGAACCTGATGATAATTTTTTACAATTAAAAAAGGACATTAATAATGATGAAGTCTTTAACAATAAAATTGTAGAAAATATAAAGGAAGGGAATCTTTTTTCATTTTCACTTTCGAAACATATTGCCTATGCAATTCAGGAGAAGTTAGAATCTAGTTATATATATATTAGAGAATATTTTAAAGAAGGAGGAGATTCTATACATAATGAATCTCGCAAAATGGAAAGTTATGTTTTAGCGTCAGGAGATATCAATATTTTAAAAGAGGTCTGTGTTAATTCTGATAATTGGGTATATTGGTCCGCTATTGGAATATTAGTAAAAAATAATTGGGAAAAAGAATTTTGTATTAAAAGAGCGTTGGAATATCTTAAATCCAATGAAGATAAGTTTAAGTCAGATGCTTTAAACGTATTATTACAATTAAATGACGATAACGCTATTGATTATTTAATAAAGTTTCTAAAAGACAACTCATTATCATCTTTAAGGTTTTTAAACAATAAGAACTTTTATAATATTAAAAATTATGAAAATTTAGATTCATTGTATTTCATTTTTTATTCAGAAAATATTGACCGTATTGACTCTCATTTTGCTCGTTCATTTTACGATAATTTAATTTTGAGTCTTATTGAAAAAGAAGATGATAGTTTTAGTGAGATTATGAAAATTTTGAACAAAATTAGGGAACAAATCAAAAAGGATAAATCTGATTTGTTTTATATTAATCTATTAATTAATGATGTACAAAATGCTTATATTAATTCAAATTCTAAACCGTTTGAGTTAAAGAAAGCAATAATAAAAGCAAATAAAATATTAAATTGACAACTCTCTAGCCATTCCACACACATTATGCTTCCCTCCTATACTTCGACTTCGCTCAGCACAGGTTAATTGCATAATAAGTGTTCCATTAACATTGCAAAGAAAGTTTTGGGCATACTACAATTTACTTATCCTTCCTTTTATGTTTTTTCCAAAATATATACAACAATATGACTAATATGGGTAAAACAATAAATACTATTATTTCAAAGGGATTTGAAAAGTCTAAGGGCTTGTTATTGTCCGGGTTTGGGATATCTGTAGGTATTTGAAGCACAAATAACAATTTGAATATAAAAAGCATACTTTTTAGTTTTTAATTATGGTTTAAATGATACTTAAAATTAGTGATTTTTTATGGCGCGGTGTTGCGTTTTTTAGAGGATTAAAAAATTAACCTCAGGTACCCATGCCCAAACCCACATAAATACTTATTTTCGCGCCCGATTATGTGGATGTATTTAGGGCTTTTGGCCGCACTTTTTTTAGGATTGCACAATTTGTGCAAAAAACATGCCGTACAGGGTAACGAGGTGTATCCGGTATTGTTTGGTACGGTGTCGAGTGGTTTTGTGTTTTTAGCTGTATTTTATTTATGGGCAATGGTTTATCCCGAGTATGCCGCGGCGCATGGGTTGCAGTTTCAGGATATCGGTTGGCAAACACATGGCTATATTTTTATTAAGTCGGCCATCATGGCTTGTTCGTGGGTGTTGGCCTATGTCGCCTTAAAACATTTGCCTATTACTATTGTAACGCCCATTCGGTCTGCTGGACCGTTTTTTACCTTTATTGGCGCCATGCTTATTTATCAAGAGCGCCCTAACCTACTGCAATGGCTTGGGTTTTTCCTGATTATTTTTTCCATGATTTTGTATTCCAAAATAGGAAAAAAAGAAGGCATCATCTTTAAAAATAACCGTTGGATTTTAGCCATAGTGGTCGCTACGTTTTTGGGTGCCAGTAGCGGACTCTACGATAAGTTTTTAATACAAAGTTTAAGTCTAAACCCGCAAACCCTACAGTTTTGGTTCTGTTTTTACACCGTGTTTATTTTGCTGGTTATTTTGAGTATTACTTTTTTTCCGAAGCCCGAAAAACGCAAGGCATTTAAATTCAGGTGGAGTATTATTGCCGTTGGTGTTTTGTTACAGGCCGCGGACTATTTCTACTTTAAAGCGCTGCAAGACCCCGAGGCTTTAATTATGTTGCTTTCGGCCATTAAGCGGAGTCAGATTTTAATTGCCGTAGTTGTAGGTGGTTTGGTGTTTAAGGAACACAATAAGCGTAAAAAATTGGTGCCGCTGTGTGGCATAATGCTGGGGGTGTTTTTGATTTTGTATTCTTAAAACTTAGCGACAACCGAAAAACCGTCATTACGAAGGAAGTATGACTGAAGTAATCTGTTTATTCAGAGTTCCATTCATGAGATTGCTTCACTTGGTTCGCAATGACGGAAGCTTTATGTTTTCGTTTTAATTCGAAATAATCAATCAAACGTCATTACGAGGGAAGTATGACTGAAGTAATCTGTTAATTTAGGGTTTCCTTTTCATGAGATTGCTTCACTTTGTTCGCAATGACGGAAATCTCTGTTTTTTTCGTTTTATAACAATAGTAAAAAAGCAAGGTTCTAGACCTTGCTTTTTTAAATGAGAACTCGTTGTTAATCTTTTTTGTAATTGACCATCCAACTGATATTGAATTGGTCTGAACATCTACCATAGCAGGCATTCCAGGGCATATCCTGAAACGCTGTATGAACTTTACCTTTCTCACTAAGTTTTGTAAATATATCCTTAGCTTTCTCTTTCGAATCGACGTCTATGCTCACGCTTATATTTGAACCATTGGTGAGTGGTGTATCTGGTGAGGCGTCATAAGCCATCAAATGAAAACCACTTCCCTTCAATTCTGCATGTTGAAGTTTTTTCCGGTAATGCTCTGGAATATCCGTCTGAACATCCTCATAGGTTTGTTCATTAATAATATTGCCCCCTAAAATAGATTTATAATGCTCTAGGGCATTTTTACAGTCGCCATTAAATGCTAAATATGGTTGTACTCTCATGTCTTTACTTTTTTAATTGTTAGTTACTTTTCTTTACTATGCTTCTCCTCTTGCAGGGTAGTCTTCTTTTAAAATATAGTCAACTCCTCTAAGCACATCATTGAAATCAGGCCTTCCAAAAGGCATGGATTGTATCGATTGCCAGTAAACGGTATGTTCTGGCGTCAAAAGAAAAAGCCCAGGTTCCGCAAAGTGATTTGGCTCATCATTAATGCCTTTAGAAATGAACAATCCCCAATTTTTGGCCTCGTCAATAGGCAAGCCATATCCAATAGGAATATCGGAAATATTCCATTCTTGGTACGTAGTCTTGGCTGCGGATTCTGTATCTGTACTGATGGCGATGATGTTAATACCACGATCCTTAAACTTGGATAGCTTTGCTTGAAGTTCTTCTAGCTGTTTTTTGCATATCGGGCAATGCTGACCTCGATAAAATAAAATCAAGTTAAAATGCTCCGGATTTTGCTCTCTGAGCGTCCAAGTGGTATCGTTCACTAATTTTATTGATAATTCAGGTGCTGTTTCTCTAGGTTTTATCATGTATATTTAATTTTATTTTTAATATACAATCTCCATCCTGAATGTATTGACGCTAATCGTTCATAAATTGACTTGAATGGTTTTCATTGATATCTTTCTGTGAACTCATGGGTTTTAAATAGGTCTGCTTCAACACACTTGAATATGAAGTCTATAGTAATCAAATGAAGAACTCACATTTATTCCTCAACCACCAAATGCGATTTTGGTAATCCCATTTTGTAAAGATTGGCTTCCACGGATTCCATCATGGGTGGTGGCCCACAGAGGTACACGGGTTTACTGACTTCGAGATTGTGTTTTTCCAAAAAAGCTTTATCTATAAATCCGTGGGCATAATCGCTGTGTTCTTCTTCCGAAAGAATTAAGTGTAGGTCGTTGCCCAACCAAGCTTCTAAATTGTTTTTGTAAATGATGTCCCGTTCTTCGTTATTACTAAAAAATAGTTGGTTGCCTTGTAATTTCCCCTTTTGCTTTAAATCTTTCAGTATGGCAATAAAAGGGGTGACCCCTGCTCCACCGGCAATAAACGCGCCTTTTCCCTTGTATTGAATAGCGCCCCAAGCATCACCGATTAATAATTGGTCGCCCACCTGTAATTTTTCAAGCTGCTCGGTAACGCCGTTGTGTGACGGGTAGACCTTTATGGTAAATTCCAATTCTTTGTCCACAGGTAAATTGGTAAAGGTAAATGGTCGTTTTTTATCGGCCCAACCGGGTTTGTCGATAGACAGTTCCGTGGCTTGCCCTGGTGTAAATTGATAGCCTTTGGGCTTATCGGTTACCAAATGCAGAACGTTGTGGTTAACATGTTCTATTTTTCGGAGTGTGACTTTATGTTCCATGATTTTGTTTTTTTATAATTTGAATAGTGAGTTTAGCTAAATTTATTATTCTGTTTGTTCATCCGGAGAATCGGTAAGTACACGTAATGGAATGTCTTCTTCGTTTCCGTAAAGTTTCAACTCTTTAATATCGGCAGGCAGGTTGAAGCCTTCTTTTTCGAGGGTTTCTTTAATCTGTCTCATCAAGTTTCCGCGGACTACGATTGCCGATTTTCGGTAATCGAACGTATCCACCCAAAAGAAAATTTTGAGATTAACGGTACTGGCAGCCAATTCGTCTTCGTAAACAAAATTTTCGTGTTCGTCGTCATTCACGATGTAGTCGTTTTTATCCAATATTTGCTGAATAATGTTTTTGGCACTTTCAATGTCATCTTCATAGCCTATGCCAACAACAAATTCATTTCTAAAGAAACCATCTGCAGTATAATTTTCTACTGGTTTGGTCAATACATCGCTGTTAGGAACGTAAATATCGCGACCATCGAACGATTTCATGTGCATATATCGAAAATTCAGTCCTTTTATTTTACCAAAAAACTCATCCACCTTAACCGTGTCGTTGACGTTAAACGGACGATTGAAAGCCAGGATAATACCAGCCAAAAAGTTTTTTCCAATATCCTGAAAGGCAAAACCTAAAATAATGGCCGCCCCACCAGCAGCAGTAAGTATTCCTGTAGCCACACCGTTCAAGCCCGCTACCCGAAGTGCCAACAATACTGCAATTACGATTAAAACCAATTTAATGGCTTGAGCTAAAAATTTAGCCATTAGAGGATCTTCGGCTTTCTTTAAAATTCGTTTCTTATATAAATTGGTGAGTAATTGGGCGATTAGAATCCCCAAAATAATCACAAAAATACCCAAGGCTATTCTTGGCAAAACTTCAATAAAACTTTCGTAATAATTGCTTATGGATTTAGTAATGGTTTCGGCAGTAGATTGTAAAACTAAGAGCATGGTACAGAATTTTTGTTCAACTTTTATAAAAATAAAACTTCTTTTCCTCCTCTTTTAACTTAAAAGCGGTAAAGACTATTCCAAATGATATTTGGAGCAAAACAGGACATATTGGTAGCGAATAAGTCAACTGATTTTATGGGTTCTGGTTAACTTTGAGTAAAACCATAAAATTATGAACCATATTATATTTGAATACCACGACGTGGCGGCAAGTGAGACTTTGGAAAACCACACCAGAAAACGTTTGGAAAGCATTTTTACCAACTTTGAATTTGTAAACCGTGCCGATGTGTTTTTTAAGGCCGAAAACACAACTTCAGATGAAACAGGAAAGAAATGTGGCATCAGGCTAAGTGCACCTGGGCCAAGATTGTTTGCTGAAGCTTCACATGGTAATTTTAAAGACGCTGTAAATGAATCGGTCACTGAATTGACTAGACAGCTTAAAAAGCGTAAAGAGAAAATGAAAACACATTAATCATGGGAGTATTTAGTGACGACAGCAGAGAAATTACCTGTGTGTACAATAGTGAAAATTACACCGATGTACAGACTTTGGCTTATTTACAAGCCTCTAAAAAGAGTCTATTGGAGATTGATATTTCCAAACAGCAGCTTACCGGTACGCAATGGGCAGAATTGTGTTCG from Tamlana crocina includes:
- a CDS encoding EamA family transporter, which translates into the protein MWMYLGLLAALFLGLHNLCKKHAVQGNEVYPVLFGTVSSGFVFLAVFYLWAMVYPEYAAAHGLQFQDIGWQTHGYIFIKSAIMACSWVLAYVALKHLPITIVTPIRSAGPFFTFIGAMLIYQERPNLLQWLGFFLIIFSMILYSKIGKKEGIIFKNNRWILAIVVATFLGASSGLYDKFLIQSLSLNPQTLQFWFCFYTVFILLVILSITFFPKPEKRKAFKFRWSIIAVGVLLQAADYFYFKALQDPEALIMLLSAIKRSQILIAVVVGGLVFKEHNKRKKLVPLCGIMLGVFLILYS
- a CDS encoding VOC family protein, yielding MRVQPYLAFNGDCKNALEHYKSILGGNIINEQTYEDVQTDIPEHYRKKLQHAELKGSGFHLMAYDASPDTPLTNGSNISVSIDVDSKEKAKDIFTKLSEKGKVHTAFQDMPWNACYGRCSDQFNISWMVNYKKD
- a CDS encoding peroxiredoxin-like family protein, with amino-acid sequence MIKPRETAPELSIKLVNDTTWTLREQNPEHFNLILFYRGQHCPICKKQLEELQAKLSKFKDRGINIIAISTDTESAAKTTYQEWNISDIPIGYGLPIDEAKNWGLFISKGINDEPNHFAEPGLFLLTPEHTVYWQSIQSMPFGRPDFNDVLRGVDYILKEDYPARGEA
- a CDS encoding FAD-binding oxidoreductase; amino-acid sequence: MEHKVTLRKIEHVNHNVLHLVTDKPKGYQFTPGQATELSIDKPGWADKKRPFTFTNLPVDKELEFTIKVYPSHNGVTEQLEKLQVGDQLLIGDAWGAIQYKGKGAFIAGGAGVTPFIAILKDLKQKGKLQGNQLFFSNNEERDIIYKNNLEAWLGNDLHLILSEEEHSDYAHGFIDKAFLEKHNLEVSKPVYLCGPPPMMESVEANLYKMGLPKSHLVVEE
- a CDS encoding mechanosensitive ion channel domain-containing protein; the encoded protein is MLLVLQSTAETITKSISNYYESFIEVLPRIALGIFVIILGILIAQLLTNLYKKRILKKAEDPLMAKFLAQAIKLVLIVIAVLLALRVAGLNGVATGILTAAGGAAIILGFAFQDIGKNFLAGIILAFNRPFNVNDTVKVDEFFGKIKGLNFRYMHMKSFDGRDIYVPNSDVLTKPVENYTADGFFRNEFVVGIGYEDDIESAKNIIQQILDKNDYIVNDDEHENFVYEDELAASTVNLKIFFWVDTFDYRKSAIVVRGNLMRQIKETLEKEGFNLPADIKELKLYGNEEDIPLRVLTDSPDEQTE
- a CDS encoding HPF/RaiA family ribosome-associated protein; protein product: MNHIIFEYHDVAASETLENHTRKRLESIFTNFEFVNRADVFFKAENTTSDETGKKCGIRLSAPGPRLFAEASHGNFKDAVNESVTELTRQLKKRKEKMKTH